CCTGCACTGGCAGGGATGCCGATCTTAGATGCACCAGGTAGTGCACCACCTTCTTGACCAGCGTAAGGTATACGGTCCCAGCTTGGCTTGACACCGAATGTCCCATCGCACATGGCCGGGATCCGGATGCTACCGCCAACATCCGTGCCTACTCCTAGGATGGATCCACGCATCGCAACCAAGGCTCCTTCACCGCCAGAACTTCCACCTGCAGTAACAGCAGTGTTGAGAGGGTTGATGGTACGACCAAAGATGTTGTTGTGAGAGTCCAGGGCCATGAGCGTTTGCGGAATATTAGTCTTGCAGTACAAGACTGCGCCGGCACGAAGCAAGCATTCGACCAAGGTAGAATTTTCCTGTGCAGGCTTGAAACACAGAGCTGCAAGGCCGATGGATGCATCGTAGCCACGGACCTTGAAAGTGTCTTTGAGTGAAATGGGCACGCCGTGGAGGAAGCCGAGGGGAGGGTTTCCAGATGCCAAGTGATGGTCAAGCTCTTGGGCTCGTTTTAGTGCGTCATCAAAGAAAATTTCTGTGAGGCAGTTGGTGAGTTGATGGGCGATCGCTGCTCTCTGGAGAGAGGTTAGGTATTGGCTCGGGCAATTCATATTCCGTCTGGGTGTAAGCTCACCTTGCAGAAGGCTCTTGTGACGTCTACACACTTGACTTGTTTATCCTTGATTGCTTGGGCTAGAGCAACGGCGTCATATTTTTCTGTTATATCCAACTCTTCCTTGCTCAACAAACCACAATTTCGTGGTATATCCATGTAGCTTTTGACATGAGGCCCGGGTAAGGTCTTCAACCTCCAGTCTGCTGGTATGCGTCCATACTGTTCGTCTTTTTTACGTTGCGATACATCCTGCCACTTGGCTGGAGACTGGTCTTCTTTTGACATTGTGACAATTAACGGTAACAATCAAGATGACATCAAGTCGTATACCAATGCTAGCGATACAGCTTTATTTATCGGGATGCCGGGAGGTTGTGATGTTTGAGTCGAGATGTTGGGGTAGTGACCGAGGTTGGCCAAACACGGAATAGCGTGAGGAGACACGGATGCCAAGGTTACCGGTAGTCAGCCCATGGACCTTGGAAACCTCTCTGCCGCTTTTCTTTTGGCTCTGTTCCGGTCCACCATCATGGGAGTCTGAGCTATAGAAATCATGTGCATTGTGGCACCAGCCTCAGCATACATGACAGCTTCAATTTTTGCTACTTGCGTCTTGTTCCTAAGTTGTTCAATCATTTTGAACACGGCTTGAAGCATATTACTGTTCCACACGAAGACCACGTTGCTCGCGTACAATCTTGTTGGACGGCTTACCCGAAGATGGCCCGGCAGGACGCCCCCCCATACGCTAAGAGTGAAACGTCCCTTAAGCTGTATGAGATGCGGACGAAAGACACGACAAGATGAACCATGATAGGAAGAAAAGAGCGTGGAGAGGAAGCTTTCATATGGCAGTCACATGCCTACGTGCAGTGCAGCAAGACATGTCACCGCCATCTGACATTACACCAACCCAGGGGAATCGCGGTCGCGTATTGAAACCCCTGCCGCTGCCGCCAATACGGGTCGCAGCAGCCAATCAGGGCTCGCCTCCTGCCCCGGAATATTTTGGGCCCTGAGTCCTGCCTTCTGGGCACCACGAAGCACGCCGTGCCCCCATTACTAGCCGGTTGCCCAGAAACATTACCGTCGCTCTCATCTTCCCTCCTCTCTTTCGTACCTTTGCATCCATTCACAATCATCATATTCATATCTGATTGAATATCGCCTTGTTCCGCCATGGCCGCCGCAAACGTTTCCTTCGTTCCCGGTCAGCACCCTTACTACCCCATTGAGAAGGAGATTGTGGGCTACCTGGCCAACAAATGGGACACACTCGACCTCCTGCTGATGTTCGCTGCGGGCTGCGTGGGCATCTTTGGCGTCACGTATGTCATGGTCAAGCGTCTGAGACCCAATGCCAGCACCGGCGACTTGTCCACCATCATGTGGTTCGTGCTGTGCGGCTGCATACACTCGTTCTTTGAGGGCTACTTTGCCTACAACTTCAGGAACATGGGCGGCCTCAACGATCTGTTCGGCCAGCTGTGGAAGGAGTATGCGCTGAGCGACTCGCGTTACCTCACCCAGGATGCATTCGTGCTCTGCATGGAGACTGTTACTGCTGTACGTATACGCTATGCTGCATTGTTGTGGTACCCAAACACTAACACGCGCCATCACAGGTCTTCTGGGGCCCCGGATCGTTCCTTTGTGCTTATCTCATCTCCATCGATCACCCGCTACGCTACTCGGCCCAACTCATCGTCTCGCTCGGTCAATTCTACGGCGACGTCCTCTACTACGCAACCTCGCTCTTCGACCACTACATTCTCAACTTGTCATACTCGCGCCCCGAGCAGTTCTACTACTGGGGTTACTTTGTCCTCATGAACGCTTTCTGGATTGTCATCCCGGGATACCTCATGTACCAGAGCGTCATGGCTACCTGGAGCGCGTTTGCGGCGGTCAATGACGCGGCAAAGCTTGTTGAGAAGATGGGCAAGAAGCGGAACTAGCATTGCTCCACGCTTGTCGTAGAACAGCACATCAATACTTGCAACCAAGTTCGAGCATCATTGTGAAAACAGGGGTTCGGGGAAACGACCACCCTTTCCGCAATGGCTGCATGCGAGATGGAGGAAGATGGCTACTTAGCGTTAATTTCTAAATGTGTTCACCGGACCTTACGCAGGCCACGATAGATGTCGATACCCTAGATTTGAAGGCATGCTTCAATTGAGGCGCGCTTGACTGATAGGCTTTGGTTGTGCCAATAGAACGAATTAGACTTTGTAACTGCAGCATGGACATTGGGCGTCACTGTTACTTATCGAAGCACGTCATCTGTGCACGTCAGTGTCTGCTCATCATAAGCTTGACCCTTGCAGCCCCCTCATGTGCGAACAACGTAAAGCCCGCGAATCCAGCCGAAGAAGGGCAAGCCACGTTGGTGAGCAAAGACCATGTCAACCATGAGATGGAACCATTCGCCTTTCGTATCATACGATCCGTGCACAGTCTAATGAGACCCGGCAATTGGGCAAAAGAAAACCGAACTCTGCATTGCGCCTTCGTCGATCTTTCTTCGTGAGGTCTCTGTAATCATCCACCTACTTCCCCGATTCCAACGGCCTGGGGTCGAGTCTCAGCATGAAGGTATACAATACACTAGCAGCCTGCTTGGCTATTCTCAGCTTCACATCAGCCCTTCCACAGACAACGAAACATGGAGCCCAGCCACTTTCGCTGCAAATGGCCCAGTCCATCATGTCTCGCAAGCAAGGCGTCTTGGCCAACATGAGCGAAGTTTCCGCTCTACTCCAAGCTGGTTTCACTCAAAAAGCATTCCATGCAATCGTTCTTCAACATCCGGAACACAAGTCCCAATTTAACGCGTACATCGCCAAGAGCATTGATTCCGTGGTTCCAGTCGTCTCCAATGCAACACGCGACGTCAGTCTCCCGATGGATCGACTAAGCAATGGAAACGAGTTACTACGCGTCTACACAGAACCCGGAAAAGCAAATTACCAAAAAGCGCTGCATGCGCTGCGAAAGAGCATAGATCTACAACCCAGAAACGCGCAGCATGGGCTTTGGTACTACGTATATCCGTATTGGAGCTATCTGGACGGCATGTACAGTTTTGCTCCCTTCATGACTGCATACGCCAAAACCTGCGACAACTCGGCTTCTGGGGTTGACGACGTGGTGTTGCAGATAGATCTTCTCTGGCAGCACTGCTACGACCACAAGACTGGCCTTTTAGTCCACGGTTACGATGCCAGTAGGAAGGCTGTATGGGTAACCAGCACTGTCACAGGCGCAAGCCCGCATGTTTGGGGCCGAAGTCTGGGATGGTATTGTATGGCACTCATCGACACATTCGAGCTACTCCCAACCACCGCCCACACCGCCCGCGCATACATGGCCGACCGCTTCCAGGAGCTAATGGAGGCGGTTGGACGTGCTGTTGACGCCGAGACGGGTGCGTGGTGGCAGGTTATGGATCAGCCGGGGCGGAAGGGGAATTACATTGAGAGTAGTGCGAGTAGTATGTTTGTGTATTCGATGCTCAAGGGTCTTCGTCTAGGCGTCCTATCTCCGCAGACAGCATTCAATTCTACTGGCCCTTCGGGGGCTAGTCGGTCGGTTATCAGAGATACGGCGACGAGAGCATACGAGTACATTGCCAAGACTTTTGTCGTAGAGAATGGTACTGCACTGGGGTGGAATGGAACCGTGGGTGTATGCAGTTTGAACTCGACTGCGACGTTTGAAGTGAGTATTCCTGGACAATGGATACTGGGGCCGATGCTAAGATGATGACAGTACTATGTCGGACGACCACTTGTCTACAATAGCGTTCTCGGTTCTGCTGCGTTTGTGTTGGCAAGCTTGGAATACGAGAGATTGACCTAGTTTTGAGGATATAAAACAAGGTGTTGAGAACAAGCAAGTTGGACTTGGAAGGCGTAATCGTGCATGTGCATGTCTACTTTGGTGTTGTGCATGCTATAGCGCATGGGTCGCCTGCCATCAGAGGCGCGGGGTTGCTTGACAGGGCAAAGGCCAAGATGCCATTCGCTGATTGCGCACATGTAGCCGTAATGACAACCATGTGTCTTCTGCATGAAGTACGCGGACGGAGTCGTGGATCAACGTGGTGATGTACGTAGGCGTGGGTGTTCCCGAGCCATACAAGGTAAGGCGCCACAGCCTGGGCTGCAAGATAACAGCGTCTCAGCCACCTCGTCAACAACTGGACTCGGAGACTCGACGCCCCTAGGCTAGAGAGACTCCCGGAGGCTTTGGCGATCGGGAACCAGCACGATCGCCTGATCTCATTTGCATTATTATTATTGTGGCAGGGAACGTGCATGCAGACCTGTTCAGTCCGGTTTTGGGCGGCTGCACCAGCACACCTAGTGGGCCATCAAACATCACACCGTCCACGTTGCCAGCACTGCAACTCCACCCAACATTCAACCCTTATGGGGTGGCAGCTCTCACCATAACTCACCTATACACTCGTTGCCTGTAGCCCCGTGACCCCGACATCCCTCACTGACGCCTCGCAAGGAGAGGCACAGCGTGAGGAGATAGCATTTTCGGCGTAACTCTAGAAACCGCCGCCAGCCACATAGGTGCAAAACACCAAAACACCACCTCTGCCAGTGTCTTGTCAATCGCTAGCCCCCTCGTCCCCGCGACGCCCGTTGCAGCGCCAATGATTGCGGGACTCGATGCCCGCATCCCCCCGGCCCAGTGACCCTGAAAGCTC
The sequence above is a segment of the Pyrenophora tritici-repentis strain M4 chromosome 3, whole genome shotgun sequence genome. Coding sequences within it:
- a CDS encoding Amidase domain containing protein, with protein sequence MSKEDQSPAKWQDVSQRKKDEQYGRIPADWRLKTLPGPHVKSYMDIPRNCGLLSKEELDITEKYDAVALAQAIKDKQVKCVDVTRAFCKRAAIAHQLTNCLTEIFFDDALKRAQELDHHLASGNPPLGFLHGVPISLKDTFKVRGYDASIGLAALCFKPAQENSTLVECLLRAGAVLYCKTNIPQTLMALDSHNNIFGRTINPLNTAVTAGGSSGGEGALVAMRGSILGVGTDVGGSIRIPAMCDGTFGVKPSWDRIPYAGQEGGALPGASKIGIPASAGPLAHSMRDIELFFSAISAQQPWTTDADVAPLPWTPSSSLPKKLRIGIVRRDGVIDPHPPIARLLDEVKSNLQNSGVQVVEADITSLFSQCQSLANALFGVEGGNAMLDLLESFNEPLSPWLATRLKRKKHMDLKQVQQLHGKRDALRKQFLKIWKDEHGDMDAFVCPVAPHPVPPIDRYNGVSYTSSFVLLDYPAGVVPVRIFEEKDMQGEMEGGKPLGSWDKANRELWTGFDRSVYLGTPLCVQVVAPRLQEEKLVQAMAAIDDAVRGKRTTTAKL
- a CDS encoding EBP domain containing protein, with translation MAAANVSFVPGQHPYYPIEKEIVGYLANKWDTLDLLLMFAAGCVGIFGVTYVMVKRLRPNASTGDLSTIMWFVLCGCIHSFFEGYFAYNFRNMGGLNDLFGQLWKEYALSDSRYLTQDAFVLCMETVTAVFWGPGSFLCAYLISIDHPLRYSAQLIVSLGQFYGDVLYYATSLFDHYILNLSYSRPEQFYYWGYFVLMNAFWIVIPGYLMYQSVMATWSAFAAVNDAAKLVEKMGKKRN
- a CDS encoding unsaturated glucuronyl hydrolase protein encodes the protein MSRKQGVLANMSEVSALLQAGFTQKAFHAIVLQHPEHKSQFNAYIAKSIDSVVPVVSNATRDVSLPMDRLSNGNELLRVYTEPGKANYQKALHALRKSIDLQPRNAQHGLWYYVYPYWSYLDGMYSFAPFMTAYAKTCDNSASGVDDVVLQIDLLWQHCYDHKTGLLVHGYDASRKAVWVTSTVTGASPHVWGRSLGWYCMALIDTFELLPTTAHTARAYMADRFQELMEAVGRAVDAETGAWWQVMDQPGRKGNYIESSASSMFVYSMLKGLRLGVLSPQTAFNSTGPSGASRSVIRDTATRAYEYIAKTFVVENGTALGWNGTVGVCSLNSTATFEYYVGRPLVYNSVLGSAAFVLASLEYERLT